In Enoplosus armatus isolate fEnoArm2 chromosome 2, fEnoArm2.hap1, whole genome shotgun sequence, one DNA window encodes the following:
- the LOC139300508 gene encoding prostaglandin D2 receptor 2, translating to MSNTTFTSDASGGQLICPLLQVMTEHRLNNNTKANLVVVCIHGLVSCLGILENALILWVVGFRLRRRTVASVWVLNLAMSDFLATLTLPLFTFYLYSSHSWELGSHLCKTQASIFFLNMFVSAFLLAAISLDRCLLVAKPVWSQNHRSVAGAWKVCVLGWLWAAVNTLPYLLFRSVTEKQDGRKLCYHNFALYSSSQATLERDCKVRQAATAISKLLLAFLFPLVVIAGSYIQICVSLRKRRRRRKQSANRLTDGLIVSNKDGTSGTTNIPTTTKNTNIFLKPLASGPSLSLTPTTLSPATSNQTSQSQLSQSFTKMVTFVIAAFALCCAPYHIFCIIEVTAQYWGKNLVLVEVGLPLATTFAFLNPVLNPILYAFSCPNFCVRIRQSLGAVFDGLVEEGGGLLMVPGRSLRAHIRRKSSRDVSLAMPGSPKGSCSPCPSPGIQPPFPPPPLPFEGLKDSHMEQIRQESKNEVEYS from the coding sequence ATGTCAAACACGACCTTCACCTCAGATGCCTCGGGGGGACAGCTGATCTGTCCCCTGCTACAGGTCATGACGGAGCACAGgctcaacaacaacacaaaggccAATTTGGTGGTGGTTTGCATCCACGgtctggtctcctgcctgggGATTTTGGAGAATGCCCTCATCCTTTGGGTGGTGGGCTTCCGCCTGCGGCGGCGCACCGTGGCCTCTGTCTGGGTGCTCAACCTGGCCATGTCTGACTTCCTGGCAACACTGACGCTGCCCCTCTTCACCTTCTACCTTTACTCCTCACATAGCTGGGAGCTCGGCAGCCATCTTTGCAAAACGCAGGCTTCCATCTTCTTCTTGAACATGTTTGTATCAGCCTTCCTGCTGGCAGCCATTTCACTGGACCGCTGCCTTCTGGTGGCCAAGCCAGTGTGGAGCCAGAATCACCGGTCAGTGGCTGGAGCGTGGAAGGTGTGTGTATTGGGTTGGCTGTGGGCAGCAGTTAATACATTACCTTACTTGCTGTTCCGCTCAGTGACCGAAAAACAGGATGGGCGGAAACTTTGCTATCATAATTTTGCCTTGTATTCATCCTCTCAAGCCACTCTGGAGAGAGATTGTAAAGTGAGGCAGGCAGCAACAGCCATCTCCAAGTTGCTGCTGGCGTTCCTGTTCCCCCTGGTGGTGATTGCAGGGAGCTACATCCAAATTTGTGTAagcctgaggaagaggaggaggaggaggaagcagagtgCCAACAGGCTCACTGATGGACTGATTGTGTCAAACAAAGATGGGACATCAGGAACTACAAATATTCCCACAACCACAAAGAACACCAACATCTTTCTCAAGCCTCTGGCCTCCGGTCCATCTTTATCCTTGACTCCTACTACCTTGTCCCCCGCTACCTCTAATCAGACCAGTCAGAGTCAGCTGTCCCAGAGCTTTACCAAGATGGTGACATTTGTGATTGCAGCATTTGCACTGTGTTGCGCTCCGTATCACATCTTCTGCATAATCGAAGTGACAGCCCAGTACTGGGGCAAAAATCTTGTCCTAGTGGAGGTTGGGCTTCCCCTAGCGACAACCTTTGCATTCTTGAATCCAGTGTTGAACCCTATTCTGTACGCTTTCAGCTGCCCAAACTTCTGCGTGAGAATACGACAGAGTCTGGGGGCAGTGTTTGACGGTctggtggaggaaggagggggattACTGATGGTGCCAGGGAGGAGTTTAAGAGCTCATATTAGACGGAAGAGCAGTCGGGATGTGAGCCTTGCAATGCCAGGGTCACCAAAGGGTTCATGTTCACCCTGTCCATCACCTGGCATCCAACCCCCCTTCCCACCACCGCCTTTGCCCTTCGAAGGCCTCAAAGACAGTCACATGGAGCAGATAAGACAAGAATCAAAAAATGAGGTGGAATATAGCTGA